The following proteins come from a genomic window of Companilactobacillus pabuli:
- a CDS encoding UDP-N-acetylmuramoyl-tripeptide--D-alanyl-D-alanine ligase, whose product MKMKLREVYSALKIEADNIKDVEITGVCFDSRKAKKGDLFFPLQGQRDGHEFINSAIENGVSATIWQSDHKIPNDDIAYVVVENVSEAFETLAKYYLNKVNPKVIAVTGSNGKTTTKDMIAKVLSTSNNVAKTPQNFNNEIGVPFTILNMPINTEVLVVEMGMDRPGQIDHLSNIANPDISVITMIGEAHIEFFGTRDKIADAKMEITNHLQEDGTFVYNGDEPLLLKRAEQVEQDQLTFGSHDSNDLYATKIIPGKTTTKFYTNKWPDLEFEIPMMGEYNVNNALAALLVGRASHIKPNAMQKALQDLFVTENRTEWLKAKNGADILSDVYNSNPTAAIEVLHSLKEIPTGRKLIVLGDMLELGDAAKRLHESLADHIDPKDFEKVYLVGPEMKYLRDKLSTKYSADNLLWYSQDQLADLTKDLQKEMTPDDTVLLKASHGIHLENVLHDLM is encoded by the coding sequence ATGAAGATGAAGTTAAGAGAAGTTTACTCCGCATTAAAAATAGAAGCTGACAATATCAAAGATGTTGAAATCACAGGAGTTTGCTTCGACAGCCGTAAAGCTAAAAAAGGTGATTTATTCTTTCCATTGCAAGGACAACGCGATGGACATGAGTTTATTAATAGTGCCATTGAAAATGGAGTTAGTGCTACTATCTGGCAAAGTGACCACAAGATTCCAAATGACGATATTGCCTATGTAGTAGTTGAAAATGTTTCAGAAGCTTTTGAGACATTAGCTAAATATTATTTGAACAAGGTAAATCCTAAGGTTATTGCTGTTACTGGTAGCAATGGTAAAACGACAACCAAAGATATGATTGCCAAAGTTTTGAGTACAAGTAACAACGTCGCTAAGACACCACAAAACTTTAATAATGAAATTGGAGTTCCTTTTACAATTTTGAATATGCCAATCAATACTGAAGTATTAGTGGTAGAAATGGGTATGGATCGTCCTGGCCAAATCGATCATTTGAGTAATATTGCTAATCCTGATATTTCTGTCATTACAATGATTGGTGAAGCACATATTGAATTTTTCGGTACACGTGACAAAATTGCCGATGCTAAGATGGAGATTACAAATCATCTACAAGAAGACGGAACTTTTGTCTACAACGGGGATGAACCTTTATTATTGAAACGAGCTGAGCAAGTCGAACAAGACCAATTGACCTTTGGAAGTCACGATTCTAATGATTTGTACGCTACAAAGATTATTCCGGGTAAAACTACTACAAAGTTTTACACAAACAAGTGGCCTGATTTAGAATTTGAGATTCCTATGATGGGTGAATACAATGTTAATAATGCTTTAGCAGCCTTGTTAGTTGGACGTGCTTCTCACATTAAACCTAACGCTATGCAAAAGGCATTGCAGGACTTATTTGTGACTGAAAATCGTACCGAATGGCTCAAAGCTAAAAATGGTGCTGACATTTTGAGTGATGTGTATAACTCAAATCCAACAGCTGCAATTGAAGTTTTGCACAGCTTAAAAGAAATTCCCACAGGTCGCAAATTGATTGTTTTAGGTGACATGTTGGAACTTGGCGATGCAGCGAAGAGATTACATGAATCGTTAGCAGATCACATCGATCCTAAGGATTTTGAAAAAGTTTATTTAGTCGGTCCAGAAATGAAATATTTACGTGATAAATTAAGCACAAAATATTCAGCTGACAATTTACTTTGGTATAGCCAAGATCAATTGGCCGATTTGACGAAAGATTTACAAAAAGAAATGACACCAGATGACACTGTCTTGTTAAAGGCTAGTCATGGAATTCACTTAGAAAACGTTTTACATGATTTAATGTAG
- a CDS encoding multidrug efflux MFS transporter, producing the protein MSSNTNDSEQPNNYWKKNLIVLWFSTFVSGIGFSMITPFMPLYINQLGNFTKSQLVIWNGIAFSSTFLVMAIISPIWGKIADRKGRKLMLIRASLGMAIVIFLQAFVTAPWQLVVLRLLQGVFSGFVSNSNTLIASTAPRSESGKALGTLNTGVISGTLLGPLVGGVIAQYLGYRIPFMITGSLLFIAFILVTIFIKEDFKPVSKEDEESTKEIFHKLKNPNLILAMFVTTMIIQTSNNSINPIISLYVKQLMHDSSQVTLVAGVVAAMPGIANIIAAPRFGALGDKIGTGKILIGGLIFAVLVYIPQAFVTNVWQLAILRFLVGISDACLVPQVQTILAKYTDAKYTGRVFGYNQSFQSVGNVCGPLLGSSISSVLSYSAVFLSTSFLALINFTWVFTHLKSRKKNISAKK; encoded by the coding sequence ATGTCATCTAATACGAATGATTCTGAGCAGCCGAATAATTATTGGAAGAAAAATCTAATTGTTCTCTGGTTCAGTACCTTTGTATCAGGTATTGGCTTTAGTATGATAACACCCTTTATGCCATTATACATTAACCAGTTAGGTAATTTCACAAAAAGTCAGCTCGTTATTTGGAATGGTATCGCCTTTTCATCGACATTTCTCGTCATGGCGATCATCTCCCCTATTTGGGGTAAGATAGCTGACCGAAAAGGTCGTAAGTTGATGTTGATTCGTGCATCGCTTGGTATGGCCATTGTTATTTTCCTACAGGCCTTCGTAACTGCCCCTTGGCAATTAGTTGTCTTAAGACTCCTACAAGGTGTCTTTTCCGGATTCGTTAGTAACTCCAACACCTTAATTGCCTCCACAGCTCCTAGATCTGAAAGTGGAAAAGCCTTAGGAACCTTAAATACCGGAGTTATTTCTGGTACTTTATTAGGTCCGTTGGTTGGTGGTGTTATTGCTCAATACCTCGGTTATCGAATTCCATTTATGATAACCGGTTCATTGCTATTCATAGCATTTATCTTAGTCACGATCTTTATTAAGGAAGATTTCAAACCAGTTTCTAAAGAAGACGAAGAATCAACTAAAGAAATTTTCCACAAGTTGAAAAATCCTAATTTGATTTTGGCAATGTTCGTCACTACGATGATTATCCAAACTTCAAATAATTCAATCAATCCTATCATCAGTTTGTACGTCAAACAATTGATGCACGACTCTAGTCAAGTTACTTTGGTAGCCGGAGTTGTAGCGGCAATGCCGGGGATTGCTAATATTATCGCCGCTCCTAGATTTGGAGCTTTGGGCGATAAAATCGGTACCGGAAAAATCTTGATCGGTGGTTTGATTTTCGCCGTCTTAGTCTACATCCCACAAGCGTTTGTAACTAATGTCTGGCAACTAGCCATCTTAAGATTTTTAGTCGGTATCTCTGATGCTTGTCTAGTTCCACAAGTCCAAACGATTTTGGCTAAATATACTGATGCCAAATATACCGGAAGAGTCTTCGGTTATAACCAGTCCTTCCAGTCAGTTGGTAACGTATGTGGACCATTGTTAGGTTCATCAATATCCAGTGTTCTTAGTTATTCAGCCGTGTTCTTGAGTACTAGTTTCTTAGCATTGATCAATTTTACTTGGGTCTTTACCCATTTGAAATCAAGAAAAAAGAATATAAGCGCAAAAAAATAA
- a CDS encoding type B 50S ribosomal protein L31: MKQGIHPEYRQVVFMDSSTGKKFLAGSTMNSQETTDYEGTEYPLIRVEISSDSHPFYTGKQKFAQADGRIDRFNKKYGLQNK; encoded by the coding sequence ATGAAACAAGGAATTCATCCAGAGTACCGCCAAGTTGTATTTATGGATTCATCAACAGGTAAGAAGTTCTTAGCTGGTTCAACAATGAACTCACAAGAAACAACTGACTATGAAGGTACAGAATACCCATTAATTCGTGTTGAAATCTCATCAGATTCACATCCTTTCTATACTGGTAAACAAAAGTTTGCTCAAGCAGATGGACGTATCGATCGTTTCAACAAGAAATATGGCTTGCAAAACAAGTAA
- the abc-f gene encoding ribosomal protection-like ABC-F family protein, whose protein sequence is MGTIQIENVSFKYDQMMDNLFDSLNLKIDESWKLGLIGRNGRGKTTLLKMLLGQLKYSGQIVSNLNFYYYPQTVVNKDLLTVDVVKEIAQLEDYELWKIEVELDKLKVDQNVLQQQFSTLSPGERTKVLLAILFTDESGFQLIDEPTNHLDIEGRQIVADYLKSKKGFIVISHDKSFLNPVIDHVISIDRSDVSVYKGNFDTWQEQWELQNQHEADEKEQLQKDINRLHETAVKRENWSRQTEAHKNRKQYHEKVHLDKGFIGTKAAKMMKKAKAAENRVNSAIDEKKKLLKNIEIEAPIRLNYEQRNHPDFFVQVENLTLKHDLIVTPKVSFKVKRNQVVAIVGPNGIGKTTIFRQILGLPQPFAQTGSIRVANNLKISYLRQDNELKGTIKQLSEQKQIESELVFSNLRKLGFERHLFEQPIEQMSQGQKRKVALAISLSEEANLYFWDEPLNYLDVITRQQIIEAIQKQRPTMLLIDHDQDLIDAVSSVKVNLHH, encoded by the coding sequence ATGGGAACAATTCAAATAGAAAATGTTAGTTTTAAGTATGATCAAATGATGGACAACTTGTTTGATTCTTTAAATTTAAAAATTGATGAAAGTTGGAAACTCGGACTAATTGGTCGTAATGGTCGTGGCAAGACAACATTGTTAAAAATGTTATTAGGTCAGTTGAAATATAGTGGACAAATAGTTTCCAATTTGAATTTTTATTATTATCCACAGACGGTTGTCAACAAAGATTTATTGACTGTTGACGTAGTGAAAGAAATTGCACAATTAGAAGACTATGAACTTTGGAAAATAGAGGTCGAGTTAGACAAATTAAAAGTCGACCAGAATGTTCTTCAGCAACAGTTTTCAACGTTAAGTCCTGGAGAAAGGACTAAAGTTTTATTAGCAATTTTATTCACCGATGAGTCAGGATTTCAGTTGATCGATGAACCGACTAATCACTTAGATATTGAAGGTCGTCAAATTGTAGCCGATTATTTAAAGAGTAAGAAAGGTTTTATCGTTATTTCGCATGACAAGAGCTTCTTAAATCCAGTGATTGATCACGTTATTTCTATTGACCGCAGTGATGTTTCGGTATACAAAGGAAACTTTGATACGTGGCAAGAACAATGGGAATTACAAAATCAACATGAAGCGGACGAAAAGGAACAATTACAAAAAGATATCAATCGTCTGCATGAAACTGCTGTTAAGCGGGAAAACTGGTCACGTCAGACAGAGGCGCATAAGAATCGCAAGCAATATCATGAAAAAGTTCATCTTGATAAAGGTTTTATTGGGACTAAAGCTGCCAAAATGATGAAAAAAGCTAAGGCGGCTGAGAATCGAGTTAATTCCGCAATCGATGAAAAGAAGAAGTTGTTGAAAAATATCGAAATCGAAGCACCAATCCGACTAAACTATGAACAAAGAAATCATCCCGACTTTTTTGTCCAAGTAGAGAATTTAACATTAAAGCACGATCTTATCGTGACACCAAAAGTGAGTTTTAAAGTCAAACGTAACCAGGTCGTAGCAATCGTTGGACCGAATGGTATTGGCAAAACGACTATTTTTAGACAAATTCTTGGTCTGCCACAGCCTTTTGCACAGACAGGTAGTATTCGAGTAGCAAATAATTTGAAAATTTCTTATTTGCGACAAGATAATGAATTAAAAGGGACGATTAAACAGTTATCAGAGCAAAAACAAATTGAATCAGAATTAGTTTTTTCCAATTTGCGAAAATTAGGCTTTGAACGTCATCTCTTTGAACAGCCAATCGAACAAATGAGCCAAGGTCAAAAGCGAAAAGTTGCTTTAGCAATTAGTCTTTCTGAAGAAGCTAATTTGTATTTCTGGGATGAACCACTGAATTATTTGGATGTTATTACTCGTCAACAAATTATCGAAGCCATCCAAAAACAGCGTCCCACTATGCTTTTGATTGACCACGACCAAGATTTGATAGATGCAGTTTCCAGTGTAAAAGTCAATTTACATCACTAG
- a CDS encoding UDP-N-acetylglucosamine 1-carboxyvinyltransferase gives MQKLVINGGKKLSGEVTIGGAKNSTVALIPAAILSDTPVVLDSVPQIRDVKNLRSILKDMNVTSEMNNDVLRIDPTKIQFAELPSGKVSSLRASYYFMGAMLGRFGKAVVGFPGGDDIGPRPIDQHIKGFEALGAHVENKHGQIIITTPEEGLKGAKIFLDMVSVGATINVILAAVKAKGTTVIENAAKEPEIIDLATFLNNMGAVIRGVGTETIRIEGVDTLRSNNAHTIIPDRIEAGTYLSLAAACGGGILVKNIISEHLDAFLAKLDEMGVNLEVGEDSIYVKPSPELKAVNIKTMPYPGFATDLQQPITPLLMQANGDAMIIDTIYPKRVKHIAQLTKMGANITSENDLIFVHGGAKLKGANVSADEIRAGACLMIAGLLAQGQTVIDHAENILRGYDQVVWKLHCLGADVKLIGEDDLVES, from the coding sequence ATGCAAAAACTTGTAATCAACGGTGGAAAGAAATTGTCGGGTGAGGTGACAATTGGTGGTGCCAAAAATAGTACCGTAGCTTTGATACCAGCAGCCATTTTATCCGATACACCTGTAGTATTAGATTCTGTTCCACAAATTAGAGATGTAAAAAATTTACGTTCTATTTTGAAAGATATGAACGTTACTTCAGAAATGAATAATGATGTATTGCGAATTGATCCGACAAAGATCCAATTTGCTGAATTACCAAGTGGTAAAGTTAGCAGTTTGCGAGCCTCATATTATTTTATGGGTGCGATGCTGGGACGATTCGGTAAGGCTGTAGTCGGATTTCCCGGTGGTGACGATATTGGACCGCGTCCTATTGATCAACATATCAAGGGATTTGAAGCATTAGGTGCACACGTTGAGAACAAACATGGGCAAATCATTATCACAACTCCTGAAGAAGGTCTGAAGGGAGCTAAAATCTTTTTAGATATGGTTTCAGTAGGAGCAACAATCAATGTTATCTTGGCGGCTGTCAAAGCTAAGGGAACAACTGTGATTGAAAATGCTGCAAAAGAGCCAGAAATTATTGATTTGGCAACCTTCTTAAATAACATGGGTGCTGTCATCCGTGGTGTCGGAACGGAAACTATCCGTATCGAAGGTGTGGATACATTACGTTCTAACAATGCTCATACAATTATTCCCGATCGAATTGAAGCTGGAACTTATTTGAGTTTAGCCGCTGCTTGTGGTGGTGGTATTTTGGTTAAGAATATCATTAGTGAACATTTGGATGCCTTTTTGGCAAAACTTGATGAAATGGGCGTTAATTTAGAAGTTGGCGAAGACAGTATTTATGTCAAACCTTCTCCTGAATTAAAAGCTGTAAACATCAAAACGATGCCATATCCAGGTTTTGCGACTGATTTGCAACAACCAATCACGCCTTTATTAATGCAAGCTAATGGCGATGCAATGATTATCGACACGATTTATCCTAAGCGAGTAAAACATATTGCTCAATTAACGAAAATGGGTGCCAATATCACTAGTGAAAATGATTTGATTTTCGTTCACGGTGGTGCCAAGTTAAAAGGTGCTAACGTGTCCGCTGATGAAATCAGAGCTGGTGCTTGTTTAATGATTGCTGGCCTATTAGCTCAAGGTCAAACAGTGATCGACCATGCAGAAAATATCTTGCGTGGTTATGACCAAGTAGTTTGGAAGTTGCATTGTTTAGGCGCTGACGTTAAATTGATTGGTGAAGATGATTTAGTAGAATCTTGA
- a CDS encoding CTP synthase has translation MTKYIFITGGVVSSLGKGIVAASLGRLLKNRGLKVTMQKFDPYINVDPGTMSPYQHGEVFVTNDGTETDLDLGHYERFIDNDLNKYSNVTTGKIYSEVIRRERRGDYNGATVQVIPHITDMIKQKIMRAATTTDSDVIITEVGGTVGDIESQPYLEALRQMKAEVGSENVVYIHTSLVPYLKAAGEMKTKPTQHSVKELRGIGIQPNILVVRTEMPMPQSMKDKIASFCDVDSEAVIESLDASSLYDVPLNLQAQNFDDIVCRYLHLETKPADMEQWNKLVNRVHNLKHKTKITMVGKYTKLQDAYISVTEALRSAGYAYNSEIEIEKISADLINDDNVADYLKDSDGILVPGGFGSRGLEGMIAAIKYARENDVPYLGLCLGMQMASIEFARDVAGIKDATTGEIDENAAHKIIDIMADKKDVEDRGGTLRLGAYPCKLKPGTKTAAAYDNQSVIQERHRHRYEFNNEYRKQFEDLGLVFSGVSPDNHLVEVIEIPENKFFVAAQYHPEFLSRPTKPEGLFKAFIGAASGLEEDEI, from the coding sequence ATGACTAAATACATTTTTATTACAGGTGGAGTTGTTTCATCATTAGGTAAGGGAATTGTTGCCGCATCCCTTGGTAGACTATTAAAAAATCGCGGCCTTAAGGTAACAATGCAAAAATTCGATCCTTATATTAACGTGGACCCTGGTACTATGAGTCCATACCAACACGGTGAAGTTTTTGTTACTAACGATGGTACAGAAACTGATCTTGACCTTGGACATTATGAAAGATTCATTGATAATGATTTGAACAAATATTCAAACGTTACTACTGGTAAGATTTATTCCGAAGTAATTCGTCGCGAACGTCGTGGTGATTACAACGGTGCAACTGTGCAAGTTATTCCACATATTACAGATATGATTAAACAAAAGATTATGCGTGCTGCTACAACTACTGATTCAGATGTTATCATTACTGAAGTTGGTGGTACTGTTGGTGATATCGAATCACAACCATACCTAGAAGCATTACGTCAAATGAAGGCTGAAGTTGGTTCAGAAAATGTTGTTTACATTCATACATCACTAGTTCCTTACTTGAAGGCTGCTGGCGAAATGAAGACAAAGCCAACACAACACAGTGTTAAAGAATTACGTGGAATTGGTATTCAACCTAATATCTTGGTAGTTAGAACAGAAATGCCAATGCCACAAAGTATGAAAGATAAGATTGCTTCATTCTGTGATGTTGATTCAGAAGCTGTAATCGAATCACTTGATGCAAGCTCACTTTACGATGTTCCTTTGAACCTACAAGCTCAAAACTTCGATGATATCGTATGTCGTTACTTGCACTTAGAAACAAAACCTGCTGACATGGAACAATGGAACAAATTGGTTAACCGTGTCCACAACTTGAAGCATAAGACAAAGATCACAATGGTTGGTAAGTATACAAAATTACAAGATGCTTACATTTCAGTTACAGAAGCACTCCGTTCAGCCGGATACGCTTATAATTCAGAAATAGAGATTGAAAAAATCTCAGCTGATTTGATCAATGATGATAATGTTGCTGACTATTTGAAGGATTCAGATGGTATCCTAGTACCTGGTGGTTTTGGTAGCCGTGGACTAGAAGGTATGATTGCTGCTATTAAATATGCTCGTGAAAACGACGTACCATATCTTGGACTATGTCTAGGTATGCAAATGGCAAGTATTGAATTCGCTAGAGACGTCGCTGGTATCAAAGATGCAACAACTGGTGAAATTGATGAAAATGCTGCTCATAAGATTATTGACATTATGGCAGACAAAAAAGATGTTGAAGATCGTGGTGGTACTTTACGTTTGGGTGCATATCCATGTAAACTAAAACCTGGTACTAAAACAGCTGCTGCTTACGATAATCAATCAGTTATCCAAGAAAGACATCGTCACAGATATGAATTCAACAACGAATACCGTAAACAATTTGAAGATCTTGGTTTAGTATTCTCAGGTGTTTCACCAGACAACCACTTGGTTGAAGTAATTGAAATCCCTGAAAACAAGTTCTTCGTTGCTGCTCAATACCATCCAGAATTCTTGTCAAGACCAACTAAACCAGAAGGACTATTCAAAGCCTTCATCGGTGCAGCTTCTGGCCTTGAAGAAGACGAAATTTAG
- the rpoE gene encoding DNA-directed RNA polymerase subunit delta, whose translation MKFDKFKDQNKDELSLIEVAYEILNNNNKEVMNFSDIVNEMQDYLGKSDEDIKRALPQFYTDLNNDGSFLSLGENVWGLRKWYPYDSVDEEVNHPEDNGTENTHKAAQKVNAFLSEDDDDDDVVDYDDDSDLNVSDMDDDDDSDGSSNNGPDLSKFTNSDLTSVDGDDDDEHDDSLEDGIEGQLSEFDADDDDEDIDLSDQDDDDDDDEE comes from the coding sequence TTGAAGTTTGATAAATTCAAGGATCAAAATAAAGACGAGCTCTCATTGATTGAGGTTGCCTATGAGATTCTCAACAACAATAATAAAGAAGTAATGAATTTCTCAGATATCGTTAACGAAATGCAAGACTATTTAGGTAAGTCTGACGAAGATATCAAGAGAGCACTTCCACAATTCTATACAGATTTGAATAATGATGGAAGTTTTCTTTCACTCGGCGAAAATGTTTGGGGTCTACGTAAGTGGTATCCATATGATTCAGTCGACGAAGAAGTAAATCACCCAGAGGATAATGGTACTGAAAATACTCATAAAGCTGCTCAAAAGGTTAATGCCTTCTTGAGTGAAGATGATGACGACGATGATGTTGTCGATTATGATGATGACAGTGACCTAAATGTATCTGATATGGATGATGACGATGACAGTGATGGCTCATCAAACAATGGACCAGACTTGTCTAAGTTCACTAATTCAGATTTAACATCAGTTGATGGTGACGACGACGATGAACATGACGATTCATTGGAAGACGGTATTGAGGGACAATTATCAGAATTCGATGCTGATGATGACGACGAAGATATCGACTTGTCTGACCAAGATGATGACGACGATGACGATGAAGAATAG
- a CDS encoding DUF1934 domain-containing protein, translating to MENNSFDINVELNIETLQSGELTHTKISEPGKFIQIGDSIYLRFNESLDNNDKASILVKVTESGEIHVKRVAKSTNLASLLYFTHQKHNTGHLETEYGVLPLATYTKDSQVEIVNNPLSGKINIDYDLIYDDNVIGNYKFRLIFSA from the coding sequence TTGGAAAATAATAGTTTTGACATAAATGTCGAATTAAATATAGAAACTTTGCAATCGGGAGAACTGACCCATACAAAGATTTCTGAACCAGGTAAATTTATTCAAATTGGTGATTCGATTTATTTACGGTTCAATGAAAGTCTAGATAATAATGACAAAGCGTCGATCTTAGTTAAAGTGACTGAGAGTGGCGAAATTCATGTTAAACGTGTCGCTAAGTCAACTAATTTAGCATCATTGTTGTATTTTACACATCAAAAGCACAATACTGGTCATTTGGAAACAGAATATGGAGTCTTGCCATTAGCAACTTATACCAAAGATTCTCAAGTTGAAATTGTTAATAATCCACTTTCTGGTAAAATAAACATTGATTATGACTTGATTTACGATGATAATGTGATAGGTAATTATAAGTTTAGATTGATTTTTAGTGCTTAG
- a CDS encoding lipoate--protein ligase family protein yields MNNTIILYDQQISSTKDLLVPFSDTGAILKFVSETSQPVIHFWTTPPTVILGMQDKRLNNFQSGLDFLSSKNYLFYLRNSGGLGVVSDDGILNCTIFLPDKDNLLIDDAYNKMYILLKKAFSNKIQTGEITQSYCPGTFDLSIDTQKFAGISQRRVGNAVAVMAYISINGDQKKRSQLMKDFYEVGDFPKSQQFDYPDIDIHAMENLDSLLHTDLSVDEAKKRILNALTADYQISQKEFFIVQNSQPYQNAFNQTLNSLIKRNKIILEEK; encoded by the coding sequence GTGAACAATACTATTATATTATACGACCAACAAATTAGCTCAACCAAAGATTTACTCGTACCCTTTTCCGATACCGGTGCTATTTTAAAATTCGTTTCCGAAACTAGTCAACCAGTCATTCACTTTTGGACCACGCCACCGACTGTAATTCTAGGCATGCAAGACAAACGACTCAATAATTTTCAAAGTGGACTCGATTTTTTGTCATCTAAAAACTATTTATTTTATTTACGCAATTCCGGTGGTTTAGGCGTAGTTTCTGATGATGGCATTTTAAATTGTACGATTTTTTTACCGGATAAAGATAATCTTCTAATCGATGATGCCTATAACAAAATGTACATTTTACTAAAAAAAGCTTTTAGTAACAAGATTCAAACTGGTGAAATCACTCAATCTTATTGTCCAGGAACGTTCGATCTCAGCATTGATACGCAAAAATTTGCCGGGATTTCTCAACGTCGAGTAGGTAATGCTGTGGCAGTGATGGCCTATATAAGTATCAATGGCGACCAAAAAAAACGTAGCCAATTGATGAAGGATTTTTATGAAGTTGGCGATTTTCCTAAGAGTCAACAATTCGACTATCCTGATATTGATATTCACGCGATGGAAAATCTTGATAGCTTGTTACACACTGACTTATCTGTGGATGAAGCTAAAAAAAGAATCCTCAACGCTTTAACAGCTGATTACCAAATTTCACAAAAAGAATTTTTTATTGTTCAAAACTCACAACCGTATCAAAACGCTTTTAACCAAACTCTAAATAGCTTGATCAAGCGAAATAAAATTATTTTGGAGGAAAAATAA
- a CDS encoding HD domain-containing protein, protein MADNIKMLPREKVFRDPIHNYIHVQHQVILDLINTKEFQRLRRIKQLGTSSFTFQGAEHSRFTHCMGVYEITRQICDNFQRNYPSKTPGDGLWNDDERLVALCAALLHDVGHGAYSHTFEHIFNTDHEMWTQKIITSKETEINQVLRQVSDDFPEKVASVIAHTYPNPQVVQMISSQIDADRMDYLLRDAYFTGTKYGMFDLTRILRVMRPYKGGIAFDNDGMHAVEDYVLCRFQMYQQIYFHPVSRGMEVVLTKLLQRAKDLYEHNHMRDFEMPSLLVPFFEDKVTIDDYLLLDDGILNTYFTLWQSYPDEILKDLAYRFLSRKPFKSSEYDNKTKHFLPELAQMVENAGFDKKYYTATNSSFDLPYDVYNPNSNKSRTQIEIMQDDGSLIELSTVSRLVNALTGKILGDQRFYFPKSMLLKQTDDLFNNYYLEFQKHIHNDKIIM, encoded by the coding sequence ATGGCAGATAATATCAAAATGTTACCACGAGAAAAGGTTTTCCGAGATCCTATTCACAACTATATCCACGTTCAACACCAAGTCATCTTAGATTTGATCAATACTAAGGAATTTCAACGCTTACGTCGTATCAAACAATTAGGTACTTCTTCATTTACTTTCCAAGGCGCTGAACATTCTCGTTTTACTCATTGTATGGGTGTCTATGAGATCACTCGTCAAATCTGTGATAATTTTCAAAGAAACTATCCTTCTAAAACTCCTGGGGATGGATTGTGGAATGACGATGAACGCCTAGTTGCCCTATGTGCCGCTTTGTTACATGATGTTGGTCATGGCGCTTATTCACATACTTTTGAACACATTTTCAATACTGACCACGAAATGTGGACTCAAAAAATCATCACTTCTAAAGAAACCGAAATCAATCAAGTACTTCGACAAGTCAGCGACGACTTTCCCGAAAAGGTAGCCAGCGTCATTGCTCACACTTACCCTAACCCTCAAGTCGTTCAAATGATTTCTAGTCAAATTGATGCCGATCGTATGGATTACTTGTTGCGTGATGCTTACTTCACCGGTACTAAATATGGAATGTTTGATTTGACCAGAATCTTACGTGTTATGCGTCCTTATAAAGGTGGAATTGCCTTTGACAATGACGGAATGCACGCTGTTGAAGATTACGTACTCTGCCGTTTTCAAATGTATCAACAAATTTATTTCCACCCAGTTTCTCGTGGTATGGAAGTTGTTTTGACAAAATTATTGCAACGAGCTAAAGATCTCTATGAACACAACCACATGCGTGATTTTGAGATGCCCAGTTTATTAGTGCCATTTTTTGAAGACAAAGTGACGATTGATGACTACTTACTATTAGATGACGGCATCCTCAATACTTACTTCACGCTTTGGCAAAGTTACCCTGATGAAATCCTCAAAGACTTGGCCTATCGTTTTCTATCTCGTAAACCATTCAAATCTTCAGAATATGACAACAAGACTAAACATTTCTTACCAGAATTAGCTCAAATGGTCGAGAATGCTGGTTTCGATAAAAAATACTACACAGCCACTAATTCTAGTTTTGATTTGCCTTACGATGTTTACAATCCTAATTCCAACAAGAGTCGGACCCAAATTGAAATTATGCAAGACGACGGCTCCTTAATTGAACTTTCAACCGTCAGCCGACTAGTCAATGCTTTAACAGGAAAGATTCTTGGAGATCAACGTTTCTACTTTCCTAAATCAATGCTTCTAAAACAGACTGACGATTTGTTCAATAATTATTATCTTGAATTTCAAAAACACATTCATAATGACAAAATCATCATGTAA